Sequence from the Burkholderia cepacia genome:
GGCTCGCGGTTCGGCGGCGCCGAATGCGCCGGGATGGGTCAGGGTGGTTTCCACCGGGTTCATCCTCTTGCTCACTAATACAGGCGGCGTGCGCCGATCACTTCGGCTTGACGACGTCGAGCTGCTTGCCCGAGCTGCCGATCACGTCCTTCTTCCAGCGCTCGATCCACACCGGCTTCTTCGCCATCACCTGCGTCCAGTCGACCGGGATCAGCTTCACGCCCGCGATCGCCTTCTTGACCGCTTCGCCGTTCTTGCCGGCCAGCGGCACGTCCGTGCGGCCCGGGATGCCGTACATGTCCGGCACCTTCGACTGCACTTCCGTCGACATCAGGTAGTCGATCAGCTTCTTGCCGGCGTCCTGGTTCGGGCCGCTCTTGATCAGGCCGATGCCGTACGGGAGCTGGAACGTGGTCGGCTGGTCGCCGTCCTTCGCGGCCAGGAAGATCGGCTTGACGGACAACGCGCCGTGTTCGGCATCGTCGAGGTCCATCTGCAGGTCGCCGTTCGCGACGCTGATCTCGTTGCGCGACAGCAGCACGTTCAGGTAGCCCGTGCCCTTCGTGTGGAACTTCACGCTCTGCGACAGCTTCGCGAGGTAGTCGAACGCCTTGTCCTCGCCCATCAGCGAGGTCGTCAGGATCAGCACGGCCATCCCGTCGCCGGCGGTCGCCGGGTTCGAGTACGCGACCTTGCCCGCGTAGGCCGGCGACAGCAGGTCGGCGAACGTCTTCGGCTGGTTCTTCACGACGTCCGGGTTGATCGCGAACGAGAAGTAGTTGTTCACGAACGTCGCCCACGTGCCGTCTTCCGCCTTCGCGATCGCCGGCACGTTCTTGTAGTTCACGCTCTGGTACGCCTGCAGCAGGCCCATCTGGCCGGCTTGCTGAATGAAAGGCGGCAGCGTGACGATCACGTCGGCCTTCGGGGAATTCTTCTCGATGTTCGCGCGGTTGACGACTTCGCCGCTGCCCGCCGTCACGATGTTGACCTTGACGCCCTCCTTCTTCTCGAAGGCCGGCAGCACATCGCGATAGAGGTTCTCGAGACCGTCTGCCGTGTACAGCACGACCGCGCTCGCCGCATGCACGGGCAACGCGGCGCCCATCAGACCGGCGACGGTGGCAGCCAGCGCAAGCTTGCGGAACGCGCCGGCAGCGGCGCGCGAGGAATTCTGCAGTGTCATCTCACTTCTCCGTAGGCGGAACACCAAATGGCCGGGGCACGATCCGGCTCTGTCGGCCAGAGTTGGCGCTTCAGCGCTTACTCTGGCCCCACGCAGAGCAGTAATTGGGGGGCGAACCGCCAGCGGGCCCGCCTCGTCGCCGCCCGACCGGTGCTGGACCGATGCGGTTTCGTGCGGCAAGCGAAGGATCACAGCGTTCGATGACAAACCCGTGACGACCGCTCAAAATTCCACAAAATGACATAATTTGCCACTAAGATGGCCGTCACCCGGAAACGCCATCCGGCGTTTCATCCGACCTGTGCTGGAGAAAAACCGATGTCCGCCACCGCCCCGATCCTGCTCACCCCCGGCCCGCTCACCACGTCCGCCACAACGCGCGACGCAATGCAGCGCGACTGGGGCTCGTGGGATGCCGAATTCAATCGCCTGACCGAAAGCGTGTGTGCCGACCTCGTCGCCATTGCGCACGGCGGCGGCGAGTACGTGTGCGTACCGATGCAGGGCAGCGGCACGTTCTCGGTCGAAGCCGCGCTCGGCACGCTGGTGCCGCGCGACGGCGTCGTGCTGGTGCCCGACAACGGCGCGTATTGCGCGCGCATCCTGAAGATTCTCGGCCGGCTCGGCATCGAAGCGATCGCTTTGCCGTTCGGCGAGGATGCGGCCGTCGATCCGGCCGCGATCGAGGCCGCGTTCGCGCGCGAGCCGCGCATCACGCACGTCGCGCAGGTGCATCTGGAGACGAGCGCCGGCATCCTGAACCCGCTCGACGACATCGCCGCCGTGTGCCGGCGCCACGGCAAGCGGCTGATCGTCGACGCGATGAGCTCGTTCGGCGCGCTGCCGATCGCGCTGGCGGGCAGCGGCATCGATGCGCTGATCTCGGCAAGCGGCAAATGTCTCGAAGGCGTGCCGGGGATGGGGTTCGCGATCGTGCGGCGCGATGCGCTCGAGGCCAGCGAAGGCAATTCGCCGTCGCTCGCGCTCGATCTCCACGATCAGTACGCGTACCTGCGCAAGACGGGCCAGTGGCGCTTCACGCCGCCGACGCACGTGATCGCCGCGCTGCGCGCCGCGCTCGACCAGTATCTCGCCGAAGGCGGGCAGCCGGCGCGCGGTGCGCGCTACGCGGACAACTGCCGGACGCTGGTCGAATCGATGCGCGCGCTCGGCTTCGCGCCGTTCCTCGATGCGGGCGTGCAGGCGCCGGTGATCGTCACGTTCCATGCGCCGGACGATCCGGCCTACGATTTCCGCCGCTTCTACGACGCCGTGCGCGATGCCGGTTTCATCCTGTATCCGGGCAAGCTCACGCAGCTCGAGACGTTCCGCGTCGGCTGCATCGGTGCGATCGACGCCGACGATATCCGGCGCGCGGTCGCGGCGATCGGGCACGCGATCGAGACGCTCGGCATCACGCTGCGCCGCGCGTCATGAACGAAAAAGGCCCGGCGGGTTGCTCCCGCCGGGCCCGAGGTCCTGCCGCCGCGTGCCTGCGTTACAGCTCGATCCGCTTGATGTCGCCGACGACGAAGATGTAAGACAGCGCACCGATCAGCGCGATCACGCCGATGAATACGAGCGCGCCGACGAACGAGCCGGTCGTCGCGACGATGAAGCCGACGACCAGCGGCGTGATGATGCCCGCGAGGTTCGCCGCGAAGTTGAAAATGCCGCCCGTCACGCCGAGCAGACCGTCCGGCGCGATGTCCGACACGAGCGTCCAGCCGAGCGCGGC
This genomic interval carries:
- the phnS gene encoding 2-aminoethylphosphonate ABC transporter substrate-binding protein; protein product: MTLQNSSRAAAGAFRKLALAATVAGLMGAALPVHAASAVVLYTADGLENLYRDVLPAFEKKEGVKVNIVTAGSGEVVNRANIEKNSPKADVIVTLPPFIQQAGQMGLLQAYQSVNYKNVPAIAKAEDGTWATFVNNYFSFAINPDVVKNQPKTFADLLSPAYAGKVAYSNPATAGDGMAVLILTTSLMGEDKAFDYLAKLSQSVKFHTKGTGYLNVLLSRNEISVANGDLQMDLDDAEHGALSVKPIFLAAKDGDQPTTFQLPYGIGLIKSGPNQDAGKKLIDYLMSTEVQSKVPDMYGIPGRTDVPLAGKNGEAVKKAIAGVKLIPVDWTQVMAKKPVWIERWKKDVIGSSGKQLDVVKPK
- a CDS encoding 2-aminoethylphosphonate--pyruvate transaminase, producing the protein MSATAPILLTPGPLTTSATTRDAMQRDWGSWDAEFNRLTESVCADLVAIAHGGGEYVCVPMQGSGTFSVEAALGTLVPRDGVVLVPDNGAYCARILKILGRLGIEAIALPFGEDAAVDPAAIEAAFAREPRITHVAQVHLETSAGILNPLDDIAAVCRRHGKRLIVDAMSSFGALPIALAGSGIDALISASGKCLEGVPGMGFAIVRRDALEASEGNSPSLALDLHDQYAYLRKTGQWRFTPPTHVIAALRAALDQYLAEGGQPARGARYADNCRTLVESMRALGFAPFLDAGVQAPVIVTFHAPDDPAYDFRRFYDAVRDAGFILYPGKLTQLETFRVGCIGAIDADDIRRAVAAIGHAIETLGITLRRAS